The DNA region CGGTGAGCGGCGAGGTCCTCGCCGCCGCCGGCGCCTTCGACCGCGACAAGGGTGTCCGCGGCGGCACTGTCTTCGCCCGGAACGCGGGCCTCGACATCACCGGTTCGCTGACCCTGGAGGCATGGGTCACGCAACGGGTGAGCGGCTTCCACCAACCCGTCCTCGCCAAGGGTGACACGCAGTACGCGCTGAAACAGACCGACGGCAGCCTGGAGTTCTTCATCCACTCCGGTGGCCGGTGGACCACCGCGAGCTGGACGCTGCCGCGGGACTGGACCGGCACCGAGCACCACATCGCGGGCGTCTACGACGCCGCCGCGGCCACGCTGACCCTCTACGTCGACGGCGAGGTCAAGGCCACGAGGGCCGCCACCCGGCCGCCCGGCAGCAACACGGCGCCGCTCACCCTCGCCACCGACGCGGAACACTGGACCCGGGAGTTCAGCGGCACGGTCCGGCGGGCGCGCGTCTACGCCCGCGCCCTGACCGCGGCCGAACTCGCTTCCACCTCCCGCGGTCCCGGTGACGAGGGAGTGCGGTTCTGGTTCGACGCCGCCACCGTCGGATTCGAGGAACGACGCCCCTCCGAGCGGACGTTCCTCGCCTACGGGGGTGACTGGGGCGACAACCCCAACGACGGCAACTTCAGCGGCGACGGCATCGTCACCGCCGGCCGCGGGCACACCGGCAAGGCCACGGAGATCAAGCGGATCCACCAGGCGATCGACGTGGTGGCCGGCGGTGACGGCGCGGCCTCCGGGCGGATCACCGTCACCAACGAGTACCTGTTCACCAACCTCCGCGAGTTCGGCGGAAGCTGGACCGTGATCGCGGACGGCAGGGCGGTGCAGCGCGGGGAGCTCACCCGCGCACAGCTCGACATCGCGCCCCTGACCGGCAAGGTGGTCACCGTCCCCTTCAGGCTGCCGGACGACCCCGCGCCGGGAGCGGAGTACTTCCTCCAGCTGTCGTTCACCACCAGGGAGCCCACGAAGTGGGCCGAGGCCGGCTTCGAGGTGGCCAGGCACCAGCTCCCCCTCGACGCGGGCAGCCCTGCCGTGACACCACGGCCGCTGGACTCCGTGCCGGCACTGAGCCACGAGGAGACGGCCGGTTCCGTGACGGTGACCGGCGAGGACTTCTCCGTCACTGTCGACAAGGGCAGCGGCGTCATCACGTCGTACGAGGCGGGCGGCACGCCGCTGATCGTCTCCGGGCCGGCGCCGAACTTCTGGCGCGCCCCGACCGACAACGACGTCGGCAACGGCCAGCCGGGACGGAACGCCACCTGGCGCTACGCGGGCAGCGACCGGAAGGTGACGGGGGTCCGGGTGCGCGGGCTGCGGGACCGGGCCGTCGAGATCACCGTCAGCGGCACCCTGCCGACCTCGACGGAGTCCACGTACACCACGACGTACACCGTCTTCGGCAACGGTGAGATCAAGGTCGGCAACACCTTGCACCCGGGTGCGGCCGGCCTGCCGTACATCCCCGAGGTCGGCACGATGCTCCTCCTGCCCGGCCGGCTGCGGCACGTGCGCCACTACGGCCGCGGCCCGGACGAGAACCACTGGGACCGCAACGACGGCACCGACGTGGGTCTCCACTCCGGCACCGTTCCCGAGAAGCGCACCCCCTACCTCCGCCCCCAGGAGAACGGCAACAGGACGGACGTGCGGTGGGTGGCCCTGACGGACGGCCACGGCAGGGGGCTGCTCGCCTGCGGCGAACCGCTGCTCGAGTTCAACGCCTCGCACTTCACCCCGGAAGACCTGTCGGAGGGTGCCCGCCACGACTACCAGCTGACTCCGCGGGAGGAAGTCGTCCTGCGGCTGAACCACCGGCAGATGGGCGTCGGTGGTGACGACAGCTGGGGCGCTCACACGCACGACGAGTACAAGCTGTTCGCGGACAGGGACTACGCGTACACCTACCGGCTGCGTCCGCTGAACGACCCGGACGACGCGATGGCGGCGTCGCGTCGTCCTACGGCGACGTAGTCCCCCGCCGTACCGGCCGGCGCGGGCGTCCTCCATCCGGTGGACGGAGGACGGCCGTGCGGTCCGCCCACGGTCCGGCTCCTCGCGGGGGGGGGTGCCGGACGCCCGTTTCGTCAGGCGACCGCCAGCAGCGCCCCCAAGGCCCCGGCCGTCCCGGGGTGGCGTGCGACGAGCACCGCGCCGCCCGGCGGCGGAGCGGCGGCCTCCTCCCACGTGCCGTCGCAGCCCAGCAGCTGCGCGACGCTGTCGCACGTCGCCGGGTGGGCGGCGAGCAGCACGGCACGGCGGCCCGGGCCGCCACCGGCCACCGGCGGGGCGGCCGGAGTTTCCGGGGCGGCCTGCCACGGGGGAACCCAGGTGTCCAGCGCCGCGAGCCGGCCGGGGAAGATGCGCCCCGCCTCCCGGATCAGCAGTGGTGCCAGGTCCGCGCCGTCGGAGCGCAGGGTGCCGATGAGGGTCGGCAGCCACGGCAGCAGTACCGGGTCGGGCAGCCGCGCGAAGGCGTTCGACACGGCCTCCACGACGAAGTCGGCCAGTTGCGGCACCGGCTCGAGCGCGTGCAGGAAGCCGCTGAGGTAACGCGGATAGGCCGGCACCGCCAGGGGATCGGCCAGCAGCGCGTCACACCGGTCCCGGAGGCCGGCCCGGGAGAGCTGCCCGAGCTGCACCTGAGCCGCCCACAGCAGCGCCCTCCGCGACGGATCCCGCGGATGCGACTGTGCGAAGGCCAGCTCCAGCTGCGTACGGTCGCAGCCGAGCGACAGCGCCAGGTTCTCCATGCTGAACAGGAACCCGAGCATGGCCGCCACCTGCCGGACGGTGGCGTCCTCGTCGGTGAACGCCGTCGGCAGCAGGGTGCAGTAGTGCGCGTACCCCGTCTTGGCGAAGGACTCGATCCACGCGGGCAGCGCCGGCCGGCTGATCCGGTAGTGGGCCAGCAGCCGGCGCACCCGCCTCAGCACCTCCGGCGCACCGTCGACGCTGCGCTCGGTGGCCAGCACCTCCAGGGCACGGGTGCCGAGTTCGTCGGCGAGGCGGTCGCTGCGCAGGTGGAGGACCGCGTCCTCGACGGCTTCCAGGACGGTGGCGGCTGTGGCGTTCGCGGCGTACGCCGTGCGGCGCAGGCGCTGCTCCAGGACCTGCTCGATGCTGACGCCCTCGTAGCCGAGTTCGATCAGCGCCCGCTGGTGGGTGCCCAGGGCGAGGTCCCAGGACTCCTGGATCGACCGTTTGCCGAGCCCCCGCTCGCCCATGATCGGCCGGGCCGCACCGTGCGGCATCAGGTGGCGCAGCATCCACAGGACGTCGGACACCTGCTCGAGCTCCGGCCGGGAGGCCATGTCCAGCAACGCGCGCCGCACGCCGCGCTGCTGGAGCTTGAGGTTCAGCGGGGCCAGCCGGTCGTGCACGTCGCGGGCCAGGGGCGGCAGGGCGTCGTACCCGACCTGGCCGACCCGGTCGCCGCCCATGAGGATCTCCACGAGGCGGCGCACGTCGCGCCGGCCGGGCACGGTCTCCTTCTCGATGCAGGTGACCGCGGCGTCCTGGAAGTCGTACGGGGTGGGCTTGGCCCGGTCCCGCATCCCGGCGAGCAGGATCGACGTCTCGAAGACGGCGATGGCGTCGGCGGTGGAGGCGAGGTAGTTGTTCCGGCGTGCGGAGCGCACGATCTCCACCGACCAGCCGAGCAGTTCCGCCTCGTCCAGGCGGTCGAGGGCGGGCGGGCTCTGCAGGAATCCGGAGAGCTTGTCCGGGAGCGTGTCCCCCACGGCGGTGGGTGCCGCGGCCGATGCGGTCCTGCGGGGCCCGGCCGCCTTCTTGGCGCCGGCCTGGCCCGCGAGCCGGAACGGCTGCACCCGGGTGCGCCTGAGGTTCTTCGACCACTGGGTGGCAGCGATCGACACGGAGCCCGCGGCGAGGCCGAACTGTGCCTCGATCGCCGTGTGGCTGGACGGGATCAGGCCGTGCTGCCAGGTGCTCCCGCTCGGCGGGGTGATCTCGAAGGTGTCGCTGCCGTGGACACCGAACTCCGGGACACGGCTGGACGCGTGGAACGCGCCGCAGACGTAGAGGCAGTCCTCCGGATCGGTGCCGGACGCGGCGAGGTGTGCCCGCATCCGGGTCCACATGTGGCGCTCGCGGTCCTCGTCCGCCCTGACCCGGTCCCGGTCGCCGGGTGCCAGCCGGCGGAACAGGCTGCCGATCAGCAGCATGACCTGCCGGTAGGTGTCGTGGTCGCTGTCGCCGAGCGGCAGCTCGACGTACTGGTGCCACCACTCGGACCAGTGCCGCACCTTGCCGTGGTTCAGCAGGTGTTCCTCCAGCTCGGCGAAGCGGGGCCGCAGGTCGCCGATCTCCACGCCGACCGCGTCGCCGTGCAGGGCCGCCTCCTCGTCGGCCGGCGGTGCGTCCGGGCCGGCGGGCCCGGCGGCCGGTGTGCCGCCCGCCCGCCACTGGAACACATGGTCCGAGGAGCGGTCGACGAGGACGAGCTCGACGTCCGGTGTGTCCAGTGCGTAGGCGATGGCCTGGTACTCGGCGGACGCCTCGGTGATCGGTGCGACGACCGACAGCGGCGCCCATTCGGCGGGAAAGCCCTTGACCTCGCTCGCGAACGCCTGCACGGCCACCGGGAGCCTGCAGTTGCGCAGCTCGGACAGGAGCGGCGCCATGTCCTCGCACAGTTCGAGGTAGACGACCTTCGGCTGCTTCTCGCGCAGCCGCCGTGCCATCGCGACGGCCGAGGCCGGCGAGTGGTGGCAGACGGGGAAGATCTCGAGCGGTTCGCGCACTGCCCGGTCGACGTCGTCGACGATGCCGAGGAGGATGCCCTCCAGCGCGTCTGGCCCGTCGGCGAACTCGGTGGCAGCCTGCTGCAACTGGCCGCGCAGCGCCTCGAAGCTCGTCGCCGCGCCCACGGACTTCCCGGGGTCCACGGAGTGCGGGCTCACGACAGGGTGGCGATCGCGTCGCGGCCGCCCTCCAGGAACTCCGGCCAGGAGCCGCCCTCTTCCCTGCTGCGCGGTTCGACGACGCCGTGCAGGTACTTGTTGAGGATGGCGAGGTCCTCGGGTTCGCGGCGCGCCAGCGAACCGACGAGCGAGGAGGCGAGCGTGCGGGCCGTCAGCTCCCGTTCTCCGAAGAAGTTGCTGTGCAGGATGGCGTCCTCGAGCACGCCGATCTGCTCGGCGCTGGACAGCGCGGACTCCAGCTTCTCGTCGTCGCTGCCTGCCGCGGCCGAGGAGGCGCGCAGGTCGGCGAAGCTCTGCAGCAGCACGTCCAGCAGGGTCGGCGGCACGTCCAGCTCGATGCGGTGGCGGCGCAGCAGCTCCTCGGTGCGGAAGCGGACGATCTCCGCCTCGCTCTTCTTGTTCGTCACGACGGGGATGCGGACGAAGTTGAAGCGGCGCTTGAGCGCGGACGAGAGGTCGTTGACTCCCCGGTCGCGGCTGTTGGCCGTGGCGATGACGGAGAACCCGGGCTTGGCGAAGACGATGTTGTCGCTGTCCATCTCCGGGACCGAGATGTACTTCTCCGACAGGATCGAGATCAGTGCGTCCTGGACGTCGCTGGTGGAGCGGGTGAGCTCCTCGAAGCGGCCGATCGCGCCGGTCTCCATGGCGGTCATGATCGGCGAGGGGATCATCGACTCACGCGACTGGCCCTTGGAGATCACCATGGACACGTTCCACGAGTACTTGATGTGGTCCTCGGTGGTGCCGGCCGTGCCCTGCACCACCAGGGTGGAGTTGCGGGAGATCGCGGCGGACAGCAGTTCCGCCAGCCAGCTCTTGCCCGTCCCCGGGTCACCGATCAGCAGCAGGCCGCGGTCGGAGGCCAGGGTGACGATGGAACGCTCGACGAAGCTGCGGTCCCCGTACCACTTCTGGGGGATCTCCCGGTCGAGGCCGTCGGAGCGCTCGGACCCCAGGACGAACAGCCGGACCATCTTCGGCGACAGGCGCCAGGAGAACGGCTTGGGGCCGTCGTCGACCGACTCGAGCCAGTCCAGCTCTTCGGCGTACTTGATCTCGGCGGGGGCGCGCAACAGGCCGGACATATCGGTGCCTCTCTCAGTCATGGATGCGGTGCGGGTTCCGGAGGAAGACGTCAGGTGAGAAATGTCTTGAGCTCGTGGACGAGCTTGCGAATGTGGCCGGAGAGCACCGGGGTCCCCTGGTCCTTGAAGCGCTCCCGGAACCACGGGTTGACGCTTGCGCGGCCGGAGCTGGTCACCGAGCCGACCGGGATGAACTTGGCCCCTGAGCGGTGGATGGCGGCCATGCTCTCGAAGAGCGGCTCGCTCTGCCATTCGTAGAAGTCCGAGATCCACACCACGGCGGTGTTGCGGGGTTCGGCGATCTTCGGCTGGGCCAGGGCCATGGCGACCGTGCCGTCGGTGCCGCCTCCGAGGTTGGTGCGCAGCAGGGTCTCGAAGGGGTCGTGCACCCACGGCGTGAGGTCGAGGGCCTGGGTGTCGTACGCGATCAGGTGGACGTCGACCTTGGGCAGGCCCGCGAAGATGGAGGCCAGGATGGTGCAGTTGACCATGGAGTCGACCATGGAGCCGGACTGGTCGACGACCACGACCAGCCGCTGGGGCGTCGTCTTCCTGGCGGTGTGGCGGTAGAAGAGGCGGTCGACGTAGAGCCGTTCCTCCTCGGGGCTCCAGTTGGTGAGGTTCTTCCAGATCGTGCGGTCGAGGTCCAGATTCCTGAACACCCGCTTCGGCGGGACCGACCGGTCCAGGGCTCCGACGCCCGACTTCTCCACCTGGGTCCGCAGTACCTCGGCGACCTCGTCGACGAAGCGGCGGATGAGGGCCTTGGCGTTGGCGAGGGCGACGCCGGACAGATTGTCCTTGTCACGCAGCAACTGTTCGATCAGCGACATGCTCGGGGTCAGCTGCCCGGCGAGCTTCGGGTCGGCCAGCACCTCGCGCAGACGCATCCGCCCGACGAGGTCGGCCTCGATGGAACCGAGCGCGGGACCGATCTCCGGGATCAGCCGGCCGAGGCCGGGTGTCCGGCCGCCACCGCCCGTGCCCGCCGGGCTGACGCCGGGGCGTGCCGCGCGGCCGCCGCGCAGCTCCCCCGGCGTGCAGCCGAGCGCGCGCTCCAGCCAGCCCGCGTCGGACTGCCAGCGCGACAGCTGTCCGGCGGTGACGGCACCCCGGCCCTGGTGGAAGACGTTGAGGAGGACCTTCGACACGAGAGCGGCACGCCGTACTTCGGCGGCCCGGTCGCGGCTGTCGCCGCCGGCGTCGTGCGCGGTGTCCTCGTCCGGCACCATCAAGCCGTCGAACGCGGCGGCCAGTGCGGGGTGGCGTTGCACGACCGAGTCGACCGAGGCCTGCGGGTCCAGCAGCGCGGGCGGCAGCCCGATGTCCTCGACGACGGCGAGGCTCGCCGATTCGAGTGTGGCCTGCTCCTCGGGGTCGAAGAGCCGGGCGAGCAGGCGCCAGTACAGGACCTGCCGGCGGTTGTCGTGGGAGGTCGCGTGGGTCGCCTCGTGACCCTGCTGTCCGGTCATTTCCGCAGCAGCTTTCCGGCGCGCTCGGCGAGCACCCGCACGGTGTCGGTGGCGGCCTTCTCCCCCTTGGCCCCGGCCTTGTCCGCCGTGCCTCCGGCCCACGCACCCGCGTGGACCGCGGCCACCTTCCTGCGCACCGTGGTCTCCACGGCGAGCGGCTGGACGGCGAACGTCCCGGCGTCCCAGCGGAGCAGGCCTATGCAGGCGTTCGACGTCGCGACCGCCCCCGGGGTCAGCGGACCCGCGACGGGAATGCGGTCGGTGTCGACGGCCAGCGCCGTGCCGGCGACGGTGAACGTCACCTCGTCGTCGTCCGTCCCGACGGAGTAGCCCTCCAGGAGGACCGGGACGGCGATGTGCGCCGGATGCCGGTCCAGCGGCGCGGTCGTGGGGCAGGCCGCGGTGGGCAGGGCCACGCGTGCGGTGACGAAGGCGTCGGCCGGCTCGCCCGGGCGTGCGTGCCCGTCGCTCCACACGAGATCGCCCCCCGGCGGTGACGGGCATGTCGGTGAGCTCCATCGAGCGGCCCTCACCGGCGGCCGTCAGAAGTGACATGTGCGGCCGGAGCAGCTGCCAGACGCCGGCTCCGACGACCGTGTCGGGCTTGGGCGCCGACACACTTGCGCGTACGAGCCGGGGCGTGGAGCCGTCGGCGGGCTCGAACACGGCGTGCACCTGCGCCTGTGCGGCGGTCGCGTGCTCCTGTACGTCGACGCCGAGGGGCAGCAGGCGGCCGGTGGCCGTCCCGGTGGGGGGCCGGCCCGCCGCGCCGGGCACGGTCAGCAGCACCGCACGCGACCAGAGGTCGCCCCAGCGGCGCACCGGAACGCGTTCCAACGTGGCGCCGGGGCAGGACGCGGCCAGTTCGGCGGCGAAGCCGTCGAGGAGCGTCGCCAGGCGGCGCAGGGCGGGGTCGGGAAGCATCGCGGAGACGACCTCCGCCGCCCCGGAGACCACCTCGTGGTCGATGCCCTGCCAGCCGCAGCGTGCCAGGTCGGACAGCCAGGCGCGGGCGGCCGCGAGCAGATTCGCCGCCTGCGGTGGGGCTGCCGCTTCCGGTGCCCCGTCGTCGTGGGGCCGGCCGGTCGCCTCGTGGACGCGGGACAGCAGCGCGTCGTGGACGGAGCCGAGCAGTGCGGTACGGGCGGCGGCCAGGGCGACGAAGTGGTCCTCGCCCGCCGCCCCTGCCGCGGCCTTCTCGGCCGCTTCGGTGACCAGGGCGGCCAGCGGGGTCCCCGCGACAGCCTCGGCGAGTGCGGCCGGACCTGCGGCACCGCCGGCGCGGGGTCGCAGCAGCCCGGTGACGAGGGCGTCGTCGAAGGCGTCGACGACGGCGAGGGCGTCGTCGAGCCCGTCGACGGTCCCGGTCAGCAGGTCGGTGCGCATCACGCCACCGCCCGGGTCGGCGGGAAGAAGTGCATCTCGGGCAACGGCGTCGTGGCGGGGGCGAGTTCCAGGTAGGCGAGGTGCCGCAGGAACCGGCTGAAGACGGCTGCGGCGGCCTTGGCCGCGTCCGGCGAGGGCCGCGTGGCGGTCATGGCCCGGCGCAGCCGCTCCGCGTCACGCTCCTCTTGCGGGACGTCGACCTTCAGGTAGCGGGCGACGCGCTCGGGGCCGTACTGCAGGACCGCCTGGTCGACCAGGGCCCCGATGTGGTTGCAGAACGATCCGCGCGCACCGCCGCAGGGCCGGTTGTTGTTGGTGCTGCACGCGAACGCGTAGCTCCCGGCCGCGACGGACGACACGTACACCCGCCCGATGTCGGACCCGCTGGACACCACTCCCTGCAGACGCCCGTCGGCCAGCTCGACGAACGGCACCTTGGCGAGCTTGCGCGGCCGTGCGGGTGGTACCACCCGCGCCGTGCTCGACCTCTCCCAGACCGACAACGCGTCATCTCCTCCGCAGCAGGGGGTCGTTCACGCCACCTCGGCGGGAACACGACTGAACCTACGTGCGAGCACTGACAACGCCGGCCGAGCGGGACGGGCCGGCCGGTCTCCCCGCGGCCCGGGCGGGGTCCGGCCCTGGAAGCCGTCTGTGTCAGTCGGGCAGCGGCACCCGGATGACGGGATCGAACGGGCGCTTGTTGAACCCGGTGCGCAGGTTGCGGCACTCCGGCGCCTTGCACATGAAGAACTCCTCGACGGCCTTACGGCCCGTGCGGTCCTTGAGCCACGCCTTCTCACCGGGGGTGAGCGACCGGTGTTCCTCGTCGGAATCGCAGGTGGAGCAGTACATAGGACGTGATGCCATGAAATCTCCCGAATCAGACGGACAGGCAGACAGGAGCATACGGAGATCGGCACGCCCCTGTCAGGGGCGCGCGCTGCCGGTCCGTGCGCCCGGCGCGAGCCGGGTGACTCGGCCCGCCCGTACACGGTCGTGTGGCGGCGACGGGGTGGACGGCCTCCCGCACCCAGGCGCTGAAGCTCGTACGCCTACCGAAAGCCACCAGATCCGAACAGCCGTCCACAGTTCCGGAGATCGTTCCGGAACGCCCCAGGACCGGACCCGTCCACAGCGCCTGAACTTCACGGGAACTCCAGCGAAATGGCACGTGTGTGGATATCGTGCACCGAGCGAGGGCGCATCCGTCAGTCCATGGGATCGGCGGATGCGTCCCGTTTGTGGGGATGCGACTGTGGCTGGGGGGTTCATGGGGCATGTCGAATTACCTGAATGGGACATATCAGGGCCTGTGGGTGTCGCGGGAGCTCCGCGACCGCGACACCCACAGGCCCTGAACCGCACGGCGGCGCTCGAGCAGTCATGGAGAGCCCCGGCCGTTCGGCGCGACCACGCCGAACGGCCGCACACCAGGAAGAGACCGCCGAGGCGCCTGCCGCTCCTCGTCCTGACCGACCTTCTGGGACTGGGGGTTCCCGCCTGGGTCGTTCTGCACACCGGAGACCAGCCGAGACCGCTGCTCGCCGGGACGTCGGCCGCACTCGTGTGGGCCGGGGTGCGTGCGGTGCGCGGCCGGTACACGGACCGCCTTCCGGGCGCGTCAGGCACCGGGGCCTCGCACCACTTCGCGGGTGACTGGCTGGTGCTCCTCGGGATACTCGCCGTGCTGGCGGCCCTCACGGGCATGTCTCCCGATCCGGCGACAGCCGTCGCGGCACTGGTGCCCGGCCCGATCGTGGCCGCCCTCGCCCTGGCGGCGGACCGGTGGCGGGCCACCAGGCAAGGACGTGCGGTGCGCCGGGTGCTGGTCGTCGGCGAGGCGGCAGGCCTGGACCGCGCCGTAGGGCTGCTCAACTCCCGTTCGGGGCGGGGATACACGGCTGTCGCCGCCATACCGGTGGGGCCGGCGGTACCCGGCTGCGAGGCGCCGGTGCCCGGCCGGCTCGCTCCGGATCCGGCCGACGACGACGTGTCCACGGTGCTCGGCGGCGCCTTCGCCCATGACGCCGATCTGGTCCTCATCGCACCGGGCCCGCAGCTCGACGAGGACCGGCTGCGCCGGCTGTCGTGGGGCCTGCACGACAGTGGACTGGCGCTCTGCGTGCTGTCGGAACTCTCAGGGGTCGCCGCCGGCCGGGTGCGCCCGGCCTCCACCGCCGGCCTCACACTGCTGCACGTCGCGCCGCCGCTGCGGCACGGCCCGCAAGTGGCACTCAAGTCCCTCGTGGACCGGTCCGGCGCCGCACTGGGGCTGCTGGTCCTCGCCCCGCTGTTCCTGGCGGTCGCGCTGGCGGTGCGGCTCTCGTCGCCGGGGCCGGTGTTCCACCGCCAGACCCGGCACGGGCGGCACAACAGACCTTTCACCATGTGGAAGTTCCGCACGATGGTCGCGGACGCGGAAGCTCTCAGGGAGCAGCTCTCACCGGTGAACGAGAGCGAGGGCCCGATGTTCAAGATGCGCCGCGATCCGCGGGTGACCCGCATCGGCCAGGCCCTGCGCCGTACGTCCGTGGACGAACTCCCCCAGCTGCTGAACGTGTTGCGGGGTGACATGTCCCTGGTAGGTCCGCGGCCTCCATTGCCGGAGGAGGTGTCCCGCTACGACGAGCGGGAGCTGCGGCGGCTGGCGGTGAGGCCGGGACTGACCGGCCTGTGGCAGGTCAGCGGCCGTTCGGACCTGTCCTGGCAGGAGACGGTGTCGCTGGATCTCTGGTACGTCGACAACTGGTCGGTGGCCACGGACGTGGGACTCCTCGCCCGTACGGTGCGTGCCGTCACCGACGGCCGCGGGGCCTACTGAGTGGAAGGGCGACGGATGCGAAGAGCCCCGGCGGGGCACACCGGGAAGTCACGGTGCGCCCCGGCCCGGCCGGCCGGGAGGTCAGCCTCTCGGCGCCGACCGGCCGAGCCACCAGGCGTAGGTACGGGCGATGCCGTCCCGCAGGGGGATGCGCGGGGTGAAGCCGAGGGAGGACAGCCGGGACACGTCGAGGAGCTTGCGCGGGGTGCCGTCCGGCTTCGAGGTGTCCCAGGCGATCCGCCCTCG from Streptomyces sp. B1I3 includes:
- a CDS encoding sugar transferase, translating into MGVAGAPRPRHPQALNRTAALEQSWRAPAVRRDHAERPHTRKRPPRRLPLLVLTDLLGLGVPAWVVLHTGDQPRPLLAGTSAALVWAGVRAVRGRYTDRLPGASGTGASHHFAGDWLVLLGILAVLAALTGMSPDPATAVAALVPGPIVAALALAADRWRATRQGRAVRRVLVVGEAAGLDRAVGLLNSRSGRGYTAVAAIPVGPAVPGCEAPVPGRLAPDPADDDVSTVLGGAFAHDADLVLIAPGPQLDEDRLRRLSWGLHDSGLALCVLSELSGVAAGRVRPASTAGLTLLHVAPPLRHGPQVALKSLVDRSGAALGLLVLAPLFLAVALAVRLSSPGPVFHRQTRHGRHNRPFTMWKFRTMVADAEALREQLSPVNESEGPMFKMRRDPRVTRIGQALRRTSVDELPQLLNVLRGDMSLVGPRPPLPEEVSRYDERELRRLAVRPGLTGLWQVSGRSDLSWQETVSLDLWYVDNWSVATDVGLLARTVRAVTDGRGAY
- a CDS encoding DUF5682 family protein encodes the protein MSPHSVDPGKSVGAATSFEALRGQLQQAATEFADGPDALEGILLGIVDDVDRAVREPLEIFPVCHHSPASAVAMARRLREKQPKVVYLELCEDMAPLLSELRNCRLPVAVQAFASEVKGFPAEWAPLSVVAPITEASAEYQAIAYALDTPDVELVLVDRSSDHVFQWRAGGTPAAGPAGPDAPPADEEAALHGDAVGVEIGDLRPRFAELEEHLLNHGKVRHWSEWWHQYVELPLGDSDHDTYRQVMLLIGSLFRRLAPGDRDRVRADEDRERHMWTRMRAHLAASGTDPEDCLYVCGAFHASSRVPEFGVHGSDTFEITPPSGSTWQHGLIPSSHTAIEAQFGLAAGSVSIAATQWSKNLRRTRVQPFRLAGQAGAKKAAGPRRTASAAAPTAVGDTLPDKLSGFLQSPPALDRLDEAELLGWSVEIVRSARRNNYLASTADAIAVFETSILLAGMRDRAKPTPYDFQDAAVTCIEKETVPGRRDVRRLVEILMGGDRVGQVGYDALPPLARDVHDRLAPLNLKLQQRGVRRALLDMASRPELEQVSDVLWMLRHLMPHGAARPIMGERGLGKRSIQESWDLALGTHQRALIELGYEGVSIEQVLEQRLRRTAYAANATAATVLEAVEDAVLHLRSDRLADELGTRALEVLATERSVDGAPEVLRRVRRLLAHYRISRPALPAWIESFAKTGYAHYCTLLPTAFTDEDATVRQVAAMLGFLFSMENLALSLGCDRTQLELAFAQSHPRDPSRRALLWAAQVQLGQLSRAGLRDRCDALLADPLAVPAYPRYLSGFLHALEPVPQLADFVVEAVSNAFARLPDPVLLPWLPTLIGTLRSDGADLAPLLIREAGRIFPGRLAALDTWVPPWQAAPETPAAPPVAGGGPGRRAVLLAAHPATCDSVAQLLGCDGTWEEAAAPPPGGAVLVARHPGTAGALGALLAVA
- a CDS encoding VWA domain-containing protein, with the translated sequence MTGQQGHEATHATSHDNRRQVLYWRLLARLFDPEEQATLESASLAVVEDIGLPPALLDPQASVDSVVQRHPALAAAFDGLMVPDEDTAHDAGGDSRDRAAEVRRAALVSKVLLNVFHQGRGAVTAGQLSRWQSDAGWLERALGCTPGELRGGRAARPGVSPAGTGGGGRTPGLGRLIPEIGPALGSIEADLVGRMRLREVLADPKLAGQLTPSMSLIEQLLRDKDNLSGVALANAKALIRRFVDEVAEVLRTQVEKSGVGALDRSVPPKRVFRNLDLDRTIWKNLTNWSPEEERLYVDRLFYRHTARKTTPQRLVVVVDQSGSMVDSMVNCTILASIFAGLPKVDVHLIAYDTQALDLTPWVHDPFETLLRTNLGGGTDGTVAMALAQPKIAEPRNTAVVWISDFYEWQSEPLFESMAAIHRSGAKFIPVGSVTSSGRASVNPWFRERFKDQGTPVLSGHIRKLVHELKTFLT
- a CDS encoding glycoside hydrolase family 2 TIM barrel-domain containing protein, whose protein sequence is MQHPPVPDQPARLHRGVSRRRLLEGGAAGFGALALSALPAALPEGVAARAEAGPGAWEPPANGYPEWNNNITVFDVGSEPPHTTLMPYADVGQALAGDRTHSPWRLDLDGTWKFAYSDRPGDRDPDFHRTDLDDRSWDTIPVPSCWQLHGYDFPIYSNITYPWSGANGLGEEARPPFAPTRYNPVGQYRRTFTVPRQWDGRRVFLHFEGVKSAHYVWINGEPVGYREDSYTSAEYDITPHLKPGRNQIAVEVYRFSDGDWMEDQDMIRLSGIFRSVHLFSTPAVHLRDFKLETPLGDDCTTAGLSVTASVRAYGDSRASTTGTYTVETQLYDAGGHPVWPRPLRQTADPGSVPAGEDVTVRAARAVPKPKLWSAEHPYLYTAVLRLRDPAGKVTETLSHRVGLREFAIVDGLMRINGKPASLRGTNRHEMHPERGMALTRADMVTDIGIIKRLNMNSVRTSHYPNNPLWLELADEYGLYLVGETNLETHGIRDAYPGDHADWTEACVARARNMVHRDKNHASAVIWSLGNEAGTGSAFVAMHDWIRSYDATRVIQYEGDDRPGISDIRSEMYTKPAQVEQRAKDTTDTRPFVLIEYSHAMGNSSGNFKKYWDVIRRFNVLQGGWIWDFADQALNWPTPTRKLFTEAGPGAVSGEVLAAAGAFDRDKGVRGGTVFARNAGLDITGSLTLEAWVTQRVSGFHQPVLAKGDTQYALKQTDGSLEFFIHSGGRWTTASWTLPRDWTGTEHHIAGVYDAAAATLTLYVDGEVKATRAATRPPGSNTAPLTLATDAEHWTREFSGTVRRARVYARALTAAELASTSRGPGDEGVRFWFDAATVGFEERRPSERTFLAYGGDWGDNPNDGNFSGDGIVTAGRGHTGKATEIKRIHQAIDVVAGGDGAASGRITVTNEYLFTNLREFGGSWTVIADGRAVQRGELTRAQLDIAPLTGKVVTVPFRLPDDPAPGAEYFLQLSFTTREPTKWAEAGFEVARHQLPLDAGSPAVTPRPLDSVPALSHEETAGSVTVTGEDFSVTVDKGSGVITSYEAGGTPLIVSGPAPNFWRAPTDNDVGNGQPGRNATWRYAGSDRKVTGVRVRGLRDRAVEITVSGTLPTSTESTYTTTYTVFGNGEIKVGNTLHPGAAGLPYIPEVGTMLLLPGRLRHVRHYGRGPDENHWDRNDGTDVGLHSGTVPEKRTPYLRPQENGNRTDVRWVALTDGHGRGLLACGEPLLEFNASHFTPEDLSEGARHDYQLTPREEVVLRLNHRQMGVGGDDSWGAHTHDEYKLFADRDYAYTYRLRPLNDPDDAMAASRRPTAT
- a CDS encoding AAA family ATPase translates to MSGLLRAPAEIKYAEELDWLESVDDGPKPFSWRLSPKMVRLFVLGSERSDGLDREIPQKWYGDRSFVERSIVTLASDRGLLLIGDPGTGKSWLAELLSAAISRNSTLVVQGTAGTTEDHIKYSWNVSMVISKGQSRESMIPSPIMTAMETGAIGRFEELTRSTSDVQDALISILSEKYISVPEMDSDNIVFAKPGFSVIATANSRDRGVNDLSSALKRRFNFVRIPVVTNKKSEAEIVRFRTEELLRRHRIELDVPPTLLDVLLQSFADLRASSAAAGSDDEKLESALSSAEQIGVLEDAILHSNFFGERELTARTLASSLVGSLARREPEDLAILNKYLHGVVEPRSREEGGSWPEFLEGGRDAIATLS